The following proteins are co-located in the Microvirga ossetica genome:
- a CDS encoding response regulator, which produces MQSQTTTIIIADDHPLFRGALRQAIASTMPQARVVEASGMEDLNATLTHERDVDLILLDLTMPGVQGFSGLMSLRAQYPELPVMIVSATEEPTVIRRAMDFGASGFIPKSVDVDSIGEAIKAVLAGDTWTPPDVDLSAAEDAETADLVRRLGTLTPQQVRVLTMLSEGLLNKQIAYELGVSEATVKAHVSAILDKLGVDSRTQAVIAAAKIGMTQRPSPAGAD; this is translated from the coding sequence GTGCAAAGTCAGACCACCACGATCATTATCGCCGATGACCATCCGCTGTTTCGTGGCGCCCTGAGGCAGGCCATCGCCTCCACCATGCCGCAGGCCCGGGTCGTCGAGGCGAGCGGCATGGAGGATCTGAACGCCACCCTGACCCATGAGCGCGACGTTGACCTGATCCTGCTCGACCTGACCATGCCGGGCGTGCAGGGCTTCTCCGGCCTGATGTCGCTCAGGGCTCAATATCCCGAACTGCCCGTCATGATCGTGTCCGCGACCGAAGAGCCGACCGTGATCCGCCGGGCCATGGATTTCGGCGCCTCCGGATTCATTCCGAAATCCGTCGACGTCGACAGCATCGGCGAAGCCATCAAGGCGGTGCTCGCCGGCGACACCTGGACCCCGCCGGACGTGGACCTGTCCGCCGCCGAAGACGCCGAGACCGCCGACCTCGTGCGCCGTCTCGGCACCTTGACCCCGCAGCAGGTGCGCGTTCTGACCATGCTCTCCGAGGGCCTGCTCAACAAGCAGATCGCCTACGAGCTCGGCGTCTCGGAAGCTACCGTGAAGGCCCACGTCTCGGCCATCCTCGACAAGCTCGGCGTCGATAGCCGCACCCAGGCGGTCATTGCCGCCGCGAAGATCGGCATGACCCAGCGCCCCTCCCCGGCCGGGGCGGATTAA
- a CDS encoding alpha/beta hydrolase, which translates to MIDPALFDPAAVSDEIRAQNADIVAKLAALPDPMSVPPALVRERRRQGLGPFPLMPLSPRAQTIAIDGPAGPIPLRIIAPETPRGVYLHIHGGGWTWGTADEQDPWLDRLAERCGLAVVSVEYRLAPEDPYPAAPDDCEAAALWVIREMESRFGTSRLFIGGESAGAHLSAVTILRLRDRHGLNPFRGANLFAGCYDLTLTPSVRHWGAERLILNTNDVRVFAENFCGQVDDRRDPDVSPLYADLKGLPPTLFSVGTKDMLLDDTLFMASRWAAAGNTTDLAIWPGGCHVFIRFDSAMSERALSRIDGFIEAL; encoded by the coding sequence ATGATCGATCCCGCCCTCTTCGACCCTGCCGCCGTCAGCGACGAGATCCGCGCCCAGAATGCCGATATCGTGGCCAAGCTCGCGGCTCTGCCGGACCCGATGTCGGTGCCTCCGGCTTTGGTGCGCGAGCGGCGGCGCCAGGGGCTCGGGCCGTTCCCCCTGATGCCCCTGAGCCCCCGGGCGCAGACCATCGCCATCGACGGGCCGGCCGGACCCATCCCGCTGCGGATCATCGCGCCGGAGACCCCGCGCGGCGTCTATCTCCATATCCATGGCGGCGGCTGGACCTGGGGTACGGCGGACGAGCAGGATCCCTGGCTCGACCGCCTTGCAGAAAGGTGCGGCCTCGCGGTGGTCTCCGTCGAGTATCGTCTGGCCCCGGAAGATCCTTATCCGGCCGCACCCGACGATTGCGAGGCGGCGGCTTTGTGGGTGATCCGGGAAATGGAGAGCCGCTTCGGCACCTCGCGCCTGTTCATCGGCGGCGAGTCGGCCGGCGCCCATCTCTCGGCGGTGACGATCCTGCGCCTGCGGGACCGGCACGGCCTCAACCCTTTCCGGGGCGCGAACCTCTTCGCCGGCTGCTACGACCTCACCCTGACGCCCAGCGTCCGGCACTGGGGCGCCGAGCGTCTGATCCTCAACACCAACGATGTGCGGGTCTTCGCGGAGAATTTCTGCGGGCAGGTCGACGACCGGCGCGATCCCGATGTCTCGCCCCTCTATGCCGACCTTAAAGGTTTGCCGCCGACCCTGTTTTCCGTCGGCACGAAGGATATGCTGCTCGACGACACGCTGTTCATGGCCTCGCGCTGGGCGGCGGCGGGCAACACAACCGACCTCGCGATCTGGCCCGGCGGCTGCCACGTGTTCATCCGCTTCGACAGCGCCATGAGCGAACGGGCGCTGTCGCGGATCGACGGGTTTATCGAAGCGCTTTAA
- a CDS encoding DUF6460 domain-containing protein has product MSNLNRFLGGSPGSVLVKLIFLSLLVGAFLAFLGITPFGLIEGLFNWISSVLDLSFETVQEVGLWVLYGAIIVVPLWLISRLFSSRR; this is encoded by the coding sequence ATGTCCAACCTGAATCGTTTTCTCGGCGGCTCCCCCGGCTCCGTGCTGGTGAAGCTGATCTTCCTGTCCCTCCTCGTCGGCGCCTTCCTGGCTTTCCTCGGCATCACGCCGTTCGGGCTGATCGAGGGATTGTTCAACTGGATCAGTTCGGTCCTGGACCTCAGCTTCGAGACGGTGCAGGAGGTTGGCCTCTGGGTCCTTTACGGGGCGATCATCGTCGTCCCGCTGTGGCTGATTTCCCGCCTCTTCAGCAGCCGGCGCTGA
- a CDS encoding MATE family efflux transporter, with amino-acid sequence MDGPSPARRLDVSHRRMLALALPMTLSHVTTPLLGLVDATVIGRLGEAHLLGAVALGAVIFDFVFWSFGSLRMATAGLTAQATGAGNRHEVDLTLARAFLVAGATGLLLILLQWPIAALAFSMAGASQAVTEALATYFFIRIWAAPFTLANYVILGSTLGRGRTDLGLLLQVAINVANIAFTMALVLGFGLGIAGAAIGTALAEVLGVGLGIAVLRRLGSNPLAVTWREVLDRAAMLQNLAMNRDIMIRNVALILAFSIFSALGARSGDVTLAANAVLYNMFLIGGYFLDGFATAAETLCGQSIGARDERSFRRAINLSLGWSLGFGLAVSGLFLIGGGFFIDFVSTNADVRSYAREYLVFAALTPLFGAAAFAFDGIYTGATWTRHMRDLMVLAFALYGAVLLAAGSLGNTALWIALLAFLSARGLGQFLLYPRLARKTFAAMTS; translated from the coding sequence ATGGACGGCCCCTCCCCCGCCCGGCGGCTCGACGTCTCCCATCGCCGCATGCTGGCTCTCGCCCTGCCGATGACCCTGTCGCATGTGACGACGCCGCTCCTCGGCCTCGTCGACGCGACGGTGATCGGGCGGCTCGGGGAGGCGCATCTGCTCGGCGCGGTGGCACTCGGTGCCGTGATCTTCGATTTCGTGTTCTGGAGCTTCGGGTCGCTCCGCATGGCGACCGCCGGCCTCACCGCACAGGCGACGGGCGCCGGCAACCGGCACGAGGTCGACCTGACCCTTGCCCGGGCCTTCCTGGTCGCAGGCGCGACGGGTCTCCTGCTGATCCTGCTGCAATGGCCCATCGCGGCGCTCGCCTTTTCCATGGCCGGCGCAAGCCAGGCGGTGACCGAGGCGTTGGCGACCTATTTCTTCATCCGCATCTGGGCTGCACCCTTCACGCTCGCGAACTACGTGATCCTCGGCTCCACCCTGGGACGCGGCCGCACCGATCTCGGCCTGCTGCTGCAGGTGGCGATCAACGTGGCCAACATCGCGTTCACCATGGCGCTCGTGCTGGGCTTCGGCCTCGGCATCGCGGGTGCCGCCATCGGCACGGCCTTGGCGGAGGTGCTGGGCGTGGGTCTCGGCATCGCGGTGCTGCGCCGCCTCGGCTCGAACCCGCTCGCCGTCACGTGGCGGGAAGTGCTGGACCGTGCAGCAATGCTGCAGAATCTCGCCATGAACCGGGACATCATGATCCGCAACGTGGCGCTGATCCTCGCCTTCTCGATCTTCAGCGCGCTGGGCGCGAGATCGGGCGACGTGACGCTCGCCGCCAATGCGGTGCTCTACAACATGTTCCTGATCGGGGGCTATTTCCTCGACGGCTTCGCCACCGCCGCCGAGACCCTGTGCGGCCAGAGCATCGGCGCCCGCGACGAGCGCAGCTTCCGCCGCGCGATCAACTTGAGCCTGGGATGGAGCCTCGGCTTCGGCCTCGCCGTCTCAGGGCTCTTCTTGATCGGCGGCGGCTTCTTCATCGACTTCGTGTCGACGAATGCGGATGTGCGCTCCTATGCGCGGGAGTATCTGGTGTTCGCAGCGCTGACACCGCTCTTCGGCGCCGCCGCCTTCGCCTTCGACGGCATCTATACGGGCGCGACCTGGACCCGGCACATGCGCGACCTCATGGTTCTGGCCTTCGCCCTGTACGGCGCCGTTCTCCTGGCGGCCGGCAGCCTCGGCAACACGGCGCTCTGGATCGCCCTTCTCGCTTTCTTGAGCGCGCGAGGCCTCGGCCAGTTCCTGCTCTATCCGCGACTGGCCAGGAAGACCTTCGCCGCTATGACCTCTTAG
- a CDS encoding quinone-dependent dihydroorotate dehydrogenase — protein sequence MIGSLFSLAKPALHALDAETAHQLTIRALSLMPVSAPPADDARLSVNVLDRHFPNPVGLAAGFDKQCEVPDQLLGLGFGFVELGGVVPKPQEGNPRPRVFRLARDEAVINRFGLNSDGLDAARLRLVNRRGRPGIVGVNIGANKDSADRIADYVLCIERLCGLADFLTINVSSPNTPGLRDLQGEAFLDDLLARSIEARDKADHGRRKTIILLKIAPDISLDALDAMVTTVLRRGVDGLTVSNTTVARPDSLQEKELAAEAGGLSGKPLFVPSTRLLAETFLRVERQIPLIGVGGIDSAEAAWTKIRAGASLVQLYSAMVYKGPGLIGDIKRGLVQTLEAEKTSLTQAIGRDVVAIARGRF from the coding sequence ATGATCGGCTCGCTCTTCTCCCTCGCCAAACCCGCTCTTCACGCGCTCGATGCCGAGACGGCGCATCAGCTGACGATCCGCGCGCTGTCGCTGATGCCCGTGTCGGCGCCGCCTGCGGACGATGCGCGCCTGTCCGTCAACGTGCTCGACAGGCACTTCCCCAATCCCGTCGGTCTTGCGGCGGGCTTCGACAAGCAATGCGAAGTGCCCGATCAGCTTCTCGGCCTCGGCTTCGGCTTCGTCGAACTCGGAGGCGTGGTGCCGAAGCCGCAGGAAGGCAATCCCCGCCCGCGGGTGTTCCGGCTCGCGCGCGACGAGGCTGTGATCAACCGCTTCGGCCTCAACAGCGACGGCCTCGATGCGGCGCGCCTGCGCCTCGTCAATCGCCGCGGTCGTCCGGGCATCGTCGGGGTCAATATCGGCGCCAACAAAGATTCGGCAGATCGCATCGCCGATTACGTGCTCTGCATCGAGCGCCTGTGCGGGCTTGCCGATTTCCTCACCATCAACGTGTCGTCGCCGAACACGCCGGGCCTGCGCGACCTGCAGGGCGAGGCATTTCTCGACGACCTGCTAGCCCGCAGCATCGAGGCGCGCGACAAGGCGGATCACGGAAGGCGCAAGACGATCATTCTGCTGAAGATCGCGCCGGACATTTCGCTCGATGCGCTCGATGCCATGGTCACGACGGTCCTGAGGCGCGGCGTCGACGGGCTCACCGTGTCCAACACCACCGTCGCCCGACCCGACAGCCTGCAAGAGAAGGAACTGGCTGCGGAAGCCGGAGGCCTCTCGGGCAAGCCGCTGTTCGTTCCCTCGACCAGGCTGCTTGCCGAAACATTCCTGCGTGTGGAGCGCCAGATCCCGCTCATCGGCGTCGGCGGCATCGATTCAGCGGAAGCTGCCTGGACCAAGATCCGCGCAGGAGCAAGCCTCGTTCAGCTCTATTCGGCGATGGTCTACAAGGGACCGGGCCTCATCGGCGACATCAAGCGCGGGCTGGTGCAGACGCTCGAAGCCGAGAAGACGTCGCTGACCCAGGCCATCGGCCGCGACGTGGTCGCGATCGCGCGGGGCCGTTTCTAA
- a CDS encoding DUF952 domain-containing protein yields MHVIYKICPALLWQTAEKAGSFAGAPIDVQDGYLHFSTGKQVRETAAKHFAGQNDLLLIAIDADSLGHALRYEPSRGGDLFPHLYAPLNLSAVLWVKPLPLGADGGHVFPDLSQ; encoded by the coding sequence ATGCACGTTATTTATAAAATCTGCCCCGCTTTGCTCTGGCAAACCGCCGAAAAGGCCGGATCCTTCGCAGGTGCGCCCATTGACGTCCAAGATGGGTACCTCCATTTTTCCACGGGAAAACAGGTCCGCGAGACGGCGGCGAAGCACTTTGCAGGCCAGAACGATCTCCTGTTGATCGCCATCGATGCCGACTCGCTCGGTCACGCCTTGCGCTATGAACCCTCGCGCGGCGGCGATCTGTTTCCCCATCTCTATGCCCCGCTGAATCTCTCCGCCGTGCTATGGGTGAAGCCGCTTCCCCTCGGCGCCGACGGGGGCCACGTCTTTCCGGATCTCTCGCAATGA
- a CDS encoding S24 family peptidase: MLSHERVWAAIDALASRHGMTASGLARKAGLDATSFNKSKRVSPEGRERWPSTESISKILKATGATLEDFLRLVEPSGSLRRSMIPLIGMEEAMSGKVFNEEGMPNEGPGWDEIEFPDFGQEKVFALEVTGDGLGPLYRDGDILIVSPTASTRKGDRIVVCTTGGQILAQELKRRSAKTLEMTSLAKDQEDQVIPAEEIAWSARIMWARQ; this comes from the coding sequence ATGTTATCTCATGAGCGCGTTTGGGCTGCTATCGATGCGTTGGCATCGCGGCACGGCATGACTGCATCCGGATTGGCGCGCAAGGCCGGTCTCGATGCAACCAGCTTCAACAAGTCGAAGCGTGTGAGCCCGGAGGGTCGGGAGCGATGGCCCTCCACGGAGTCGATTTCCAAAATTCTTAAAGCCACCGGTGCGACCCTGGAGGATTTTCTCCGCCTCGTCGAGCCTTCCGGGTCCTTGCGCCGCTCCATGATCCCGCTGATCGGCATGGAGGAGGCCATGTCGGGAAAGGTGTTCAACGAGGAGGGCATGCCGAACGAGGGTCCCGGCTGGGACGAGATCGAGTTCCCCGATTTCGGGCAGGAGAAGGTTTTTGCCCTGGAGGTCACCGGCGACGGCTTGGGCCCGCTCTATCGCGACGGTGACATTCTCATCGTCTCGCCGACCGCCAGCACACGCAAGGGCGACCGCATCGTCGTGTGCACCACGGGCGGACAGATCCTGGCCCAGGAGCTCAAGCGCCGCTCGGCCAAGACTCTGGAAATGACGTCGCTCGCCAAGGATCAGGAAGACCAGGTGATCCCGGCAGAGGAGATCGCCTGGTCCGCCCGCATCATGTGGGCGCGCCAATAG
- a CDS encoding lysine--tRNA ligase, with product MSRPLTLDPALIEAAQTANAWPFEEARKLIERLKRTGKKEALFETGYGPSGLPHIGTFGEVARTSMVRHAFRVLTGDTIPTRLVAFSDDMDGLRKVPDNVPNKDLVASALGKPLTQVPDPFGTHESFAHHNNARLREFLDAFGFDYEFLSATECYKAGRFDKTLLTVLERYDAVMAIMLPSLREERQQSYSPFLPVHPKTGIVMQVPIDERKLDAGTIVWRDPETGERFETPVTGGHAKLQWKPDWAMRWVALGVDYEMAGKDLIDSVKLSGEIAKALGGLPPDGFNYELFLDDRGQKISKSKGNGLTIDEWLTYGTPDSLRLFMFSKPREAKKLYFDVIPRQVDDYLTFLEKYPAQDAKARLMNPVWHLHAGEPPAPELVSSGGGNQPGTTISFSMLLNLVAVANSEDPNVLWGFIRRYAPGVSPETHPRLDSLVKRAVRYFEDFVKPQKTYRLADEVEAASLRRLEEVLGSFESGERPATAEAIQEEIYNVGRAEPRYQDLKAKGATPDRPGVSIEWFNTIYQVLLGEPRGPRFGSFVALYGVTETRALIRKALDGDLVREHDAFLKQREAGRAA from the coding sequence ATGTCCCGACCCCTGACCCTCGATCCTGCCCTGATTGAAGCCGCCCAGACTGCCAATGCCTGGCCTTTCGAGGAGGCGCGCAAGCTCATCGAGCGGCTCAAACGGACCGGCAAGAAGGAGGCTCTGTTCGAGACGGGCTACGGCCCCTCGGGCCTGCCGCATATCGGAACCTTCGGCGAGGTCGCCCGCACCAGCATGGTGCGCCATGCCTTCCGGGTGCTAACCGGCGACACCATCCCGACGCGCCTCGTCGCCTTCTCTGACGACATGGACGGCCTGCGCAAGGTGCCGGACAACGTTCCGAACAAGGACCTCGTGGCCTCGGCGCTCGGCAAGCCGCTGACGCAGGTGCCCGATCCGTTCGGCACGCATGAGAGCTTTGCCCATCACAACAATGCGCGCCTGCGCGAATTCCTCGATGCCTTCGGCTTCGATTACGAGTTCCTGTCGGCGACGGAATGCTACAAGGCCGGGCGCTTCGACAAGACGCTGCTCACCGTGCTCGAGCGCTACGATGCCGTGATGGCGATCATGCTGCCGTCCTTGCGCGAGGAGCGCCAGCAATCCTATTCGCCGTTCCTGCCGGTTCATCCGAAGACCGGCATCGTGATGCAGGTGCCCATCGACGAGCGCAAACTCGACGCCGGCACCATCGTCTGGCGCGATCCGGAGACGGGCGAGCGCTTCGAGACGCCGGTCACGGGCGGCCATGCCAAGCTGCAATGGAAGCCCGACTGGGCCATGCGCTGGGTGGCGCTCGGCGTCGATTACGAGATGGCCGGCAAGGACCTGATCGACAGCGTGAAGCTTTCGGGCGAGATCGCCAAGGCGCTCGGCGGCCTGCCGCCGGACGGGTTCAACTACGAGCTTTTCCTGGACGACAGGGGCCAGAAGATCTCCAAGTCCAAGGGCAACGGGCTGACCATCGACGAGTGGCTCACCTACGGCACGCCGGACAGCCTGCGGCTGTTCATGTTCAGCAAGCCGCGCGAGGCGAAGAAGCTCTATTTCGACGTGATCCCGCGGCAGGTGGACGATTACCTGACCTTCCTGGAGAAATACCCGGCGCAGGACGCCAAGGCGCGCCTGATGAATCCGGTCTGGCACCTCCATGCCGGCGAGCCGCCGGCTCCGGAGCTGGTCTCATCCGGCGGCGGCAACCAGCCCGGCACGACGATCTCCTTCTCCATGCTGCTCAATCTGGTGGCTGTGGCGAATTCCGAAGATCCCAACGTGCTGTGGGGTTTCATCCGCCGCTATGCTCCCGGTGTCTCGCCGGAAACGCACCCGCGTCTCGACAGCCTCGTGAAGCGCGCCGTGCGCTATTTCGAGGATTTCGTGAAGCCGCAGAAGACCTACCGTCTGGCGGACGAGGTCGAGGCAGCTTCGCTGCGCCGGCTCGAAGAGGTGCTTGGCTCGTTCGAGTCCGGTGAGCGGCCTGCGACCGCCGAAGCGATTCAGGAAGAGATCTACAATGTCGGCCGCGCTGAGCCGCGCTATCAGGATCTCAAGGCGAAAGGCGCGACCCCCGATCGGCCGGGCGTGTCAATCGAATGGTTCAACACGATCTACCAGGTGCTGCTGGGCGAGCCCCGCGGCCCGCGCTTCGGCTCGTTCGTCGCCCTCTATGGCGTGACGGAGACGCGGGCGCTGATCCGGAAGGCGCTCGACGGCGACCTCGTGCGCGAGCACGACGCGTTCCTGAAGCAGCGTGAGGCCGGACGCGCGGCTTGA
- a CDS encoding transporter substrate-binding domain-containing protein yields MVRDIVTLVARFLSKIKPPGLLGLLGLLGALLFASSHAQAQGVTIPNFWDPKAQLDRPEIPATRTIRFLVDDDFPPLHFPGLDGNPTGLSVELARAACERLSLTCTVQVRRFDMLLDALNDRQGDVVAAAISVTADLRRRFAVTAPYFKFPARFAVRKDRNQPAPEARALQGKAIGVVGGTAHEAFAKAFMAGGTLKPYPELAAAQAALKSGEIDYLFADGLGLALWIGGEDAGGCCDFSGGPYLESRFFGEGIGFITRTEDEPLRRALDFALQQLWKEGKYAELYLRFFPISPF; encoded by the coding sequence ATGGTTCGAGATATCGTTACATTGGTTGCGCGCTTCCTCTCCAAGATCAAGCCCCCCGGGCTTCTTGGGCTTTTGGGGCTTTTGGGGGCGTTGCTGTTCGCGTCGAGCCATGCCCAGGCGCAGGGCGTGACGATCCCGAACTTCTGGGACCCCAAGGCGCAGCTCGACCGGCCGGAAATCCCGGCCACGCGCACGATCCGCTTTCTCGTCGATGACGACTTCCCGCCGTTGCATTTCCCGGGATTGGACGGCAATCCGACTGGGCTCTCCGTGGAACTGGCCCGTGCGGCTTGCGAGCGCCTGAGCCTCACCTGCACGGTCCAGGTCCGCCGCTTCGATATGCTCCTCGACGCCTTGAACGACAGGCAGGGAGACGTGGTGGCGGCTGCCATCTCCGTTACGGCAGATCTGCGGCGGCGCTTTGCCGTCACGGCACCTTATTTCAAGTTCCCGGCCCGCTTCGCCGTGCGCAAGGACCGCAACCAGCCCGCTCCCGAGGCGAGAGCCCTGCAGGGCAAGGCGATCGGTGTCGTCGGCGGAACCGCCCACGAAGCCTTCGCGAAGGCTTTCATGGCAGGCGGGACGCTCAAGCCCTATCCGGAGCTGGCGGCTGCCCAGGCCGCACTGAAATCTGGGGAGATCGATTATCTCTTCGCTGACGGTCTCGGCCTTGCGCTCTGGATCGGCGGAGAGGATGCCGGTGGCTGCTGCGATTTCTCAGGCGGACCCTATCTGGAGAGCCGCTTCTTCGGCGAGGGCATCGGCTTCATAACCCGCACCGAGGATGAGCCTCTGCGCCGGGCTCTCGACTTCGCCCTGCAGCAGCTTTGGAAAGAGGGGAAGTACGCCGAGCTCTATCTGCGCTTCTTCCCCATCAGCCCGTTCTGA
- a CDS encoding glycosyltransferase family 2 protein, whose amino-acid sequence MKQGLAERRLQSTALPVEIGFLADHGHPPEILHRAAILASLAGVTADEALLKQGLIGETEFYRALAAELGLPYFAQPNLSRAARYPHSILSGLAPLPGSQAGFVAAPRGAALIRLLTIRQARALAITTPKGLRQAVFRAKARMIAIKAASDLRETSPDLATDLSYGQIALLFVALTALVFYGLQLPAQTFGLLGASLSPLFFGMIALRIAASVLSGSIQPGSGLPRASDADLPVYTIIAALYREKRVAARLIQALSQLDYPAAKLDIKLVLEADDRETLDALHAIALPGNVEILVAPQGSPRTKPRALNVALPLARGRYTVVYDAEDIPDPGQLRLAVARFAQLSRNVAFLQARLTIDNTDDTWLTRLFTIEYAALFDAFNPGLAEIGSPLPLGGTSNHFRTSVLRDIHGWDAWNVTEDADLGIRLARLGYAVKDLPSSTLEEAPGTLGAWMRQRTRWMKGFVQTATSHSRKPRLLLRQLGIWKCFGALCLTWGIALSALVYPLFSGLILIWWLSEATWLFTSQKERIVFAYVVVLSAFGVVSIFVPACIALHRRRLWRLLPWMPLLPLYYGLVSIAAWRGLWELATATFRWNKTSHGHARTSRSGMV is encoded by the coding sequence ATGAAGCAGGGTCTAGCGGAGAGGCGGCTACAGTCAACCGCGCTGCCGGTCGAGATCGGATTCCTGGCCGATCACGGCCATCCGCCCGAGATCCTGCACCGAGCCGCCATTCTCGCCTCACTTGCTGGTGTCACCGCGGACGAGGCGTTGCTGAAGCAGGGCCTGATCGGAGAAACCGAGTTCTACCGAGCCCTCGCGGCCGAGCTCGGGCTACCTTATTTCGCTCAGCCGAACCTTTCGCGGGCAGCGCGTTACCCTCACAGCATTCTGTCGGGCCTTGCCCCGTTGCCCGGTTCGCAGGCAGGCTTCGTCGCCGCCCCCCGCGGCGCGGCGCTCATCCGGCTTTTGACCATACGACAGGCGCGAGCGCTTGCGATCACCACGCCGAAGGGCTTGAGACAAGCTGTCTTCCGCGCAAAGGCACGAATGATTGCCATCAAGGCCGCCTCCGATCTCCGCGAGACATCGCCGGATCTGGCGACCGATCTCAGCTATGGCCAGATCGCCCTCCTCTTCGTCGCTCTCACCGCGCTCGTCTTCTATGGCCTGCAGCTTCCGGCGCAGACCTTCGGCTTGCTCGGCGCCAGCCTCAGCCCCCTGTTCTTCGGCATGATCGCCCTGCGGATTGCGGCGTCGGTCCTGAGCGGCTCCATCCAGCCGGGCAGCGGGCTGCCGCGTGCCAGCGACGCGGATCTTCCGGTCTATACGATCATCGCGGCGCTCTACCGGGAAAAGCGCGTTGCCGCTCGCCTCATTCAAGCCCTGTCGCAGCTCGATTATCCTGCCGCCAAACTCGACATAAAGCTCGTGCTCGAAGCCGACGACCGGGAAACGCTGGACGCTCTCCATGCCATTGCGCTCCCCGGCAATGTGGAGATCCTCGTTGCGCCACAAGGCTCGCCACGCACCAAGCCGCGGGCGCTCAACGTGGCCCTGCCTCTCGCACGGGGCCGCTATACCGTCGTCTACGATGCGGAGGATATACCCGATCCGGGACAGCTGCGTCTCGCCGTTGCCCGGTTCGCGCAGCTTTCGCGGAATGTCGCCTTCCTGCAGGCTCGCCTGACCATCGACAACACCGACGATACCTGGCTCACACGCCTCTTCACCATCGAATACGCAGCTTTGTTCGATGCGTTCAATCCGGGCCTTGCAGAGATTGGAAGCCCGCTTCCCTTAGGCGGCACCTCGAACCATTTCCGCACCTCCGTCCTGCGCGACATTCATGGATGGGATGCCTGGAACGTGACGGAGGATGCCGATCTCGGCATCCGCCTGGCACGGCTGGGCTATGCGGTGAAGGACCTCCCCTCCTCGACCCTCGAGGAGGCTCCCGGCACGTTAGGAGCCTGGATGCGGCAGCGGACCCGCTGGATGAAAGGCTTCGTGCAGACCGCCACGAGCCATTCGCGCAAGCCCCGCCTCCTCCTGCGCCAGCTCGGGATCTGGAAATGCTTCGGTGCGCTCTGCCTGACCTGGGGGATCGCGCTCAGCGCCCTGGTCTACCCGTTGTTTTCCGGGCTGATCCTGATCTGGTGGCTGTCCGAGGCGACCTGGCTCTTCACATCGCAGAAGGAGCGGATCGTTTTCGCTTACGTTGTCGTGCTTTCGGCGTTCGGCGTCGTGTCGATCTTCGTTCCGGCCTGCATTGCCCTGCATCGACGCCGGCTATGGCGGCTCCTTCCTTGGATGCCCCTGCTCCCGCTCTATTACGGGCTCGTCAGCATCGCAGCATGGAGAGGCCTATGGGAGCTGGCGACGGCCACATTCCGCTGGAACAAGACCAGCCACGGGCACGCCCGGACCTCGCGAAGCGGAATGGTCTAG